Proteins encoded within one genomic window of Phototrophicus methaneseepsis:
- the dtd gene encoding D-aminoacyl-tRNA deacylase: protein MRVILQRVTYGSVAVDEAIIGQVDQGFVALVGITHEDTQAEADLLAKKTAHLRVFEDADGKMNLSVQDVGGGVLVVSQFTLYADARKGRRPSFIKAAGPDVAAPLVDYYAERLKAEGIQQVAMGQFGAMMQVTIHNDGPVTILLDSDELTNK, encoded by the coding sequence ATGCGAGTCATTTTGCAGCGTGTAACCTACGGCAGCGTGGCTGTTGATGAGGCCATAATCGGCCAGGTTGACCAGGGTTTTGTGGCGTTGGTCGGCATTACCCACGAGGATACCCAGGCGGAGGCGGACTTGCTGGCGAAAAAAACGGCGCACTTACGCGTCTTTGAAGATGCAGACGGTAAAATGAACCTCTCCGTACAGGATGTTGGCGGCGGGGTGCTGGTGGTTTCTCAGTTTACGCTGTATGCTGATGCGCGTAAGGGACGTCGCCCAAGCTTCATCAAAGCAGCAGGGCCAGATGTCGCCGCGCCGCTGGTTGATTATTATGCTGAGCGCCTGAAAGCAGAGGGTATTCAGCAGGTGGCGATGGGCCAATTCGGCGCGATGATGCAGGTGACGATCCATAATGATGGCCCGGTGACGATTTTGCTTGATAGCGATGAATTGACAAACAAATAA
- a CDS encoding PQQ-dependent sugar dehydrogenase, translating to MQRSSLAISIMMIFLLAACGGPQAERVTLVPTQIGAGAPVYTATATFTPSATPTASDTPTVTPTATATPTATATPTATATPTQTATATSTPTATPPLRTLTPLPSVSGPAGNVGPARVSDADGWSCGDFPCEADIEGWLARIGVPAGFSVGHVGRFPGQVMQITYGPDDRLYATVLEDGTFQGAVYVMNADRTTERYSMTMNHPNGLAFQPGTDVLYVAARHHNDESGLLWRVESDGIMDAVIDDLPCCYEDYNQPNGLIFGPDGYLYMAIGAKTDHGESSAPGSRPYDEIGPFEAGVLRINPHTGNVERYAEGMRNPFDLAFTSDGQFYATDQGLVTGPGDRILRVDEGADYGWPYYRLRGCADCPPSRGVAGIAPDLLTLPDFTLPSGLVAYQGSALPSVMQDTLLVAFWNGTNGAQRIAWIDPNDPALNSEDYVIKSFVTGLVRPVDVALAPDGAVVVADYVYGHVWRIQYGDGPTTTGSATEPIIATQETPQFSFETPTQAATTGTRNLFVTSTPAN from the coding sequence ATGCAGCGTTCTTCTTTAGCGATTTCTATCATGATGATCTTTTTGTTGGCTGCTTGCGGCGGTCCTCAGGCTGAGCGTGTTACCCTGGTCCCCACGCAGATTGGGGCCGGTGCGCCTGTTTATACAGCCACGGCGACTTTTACGCCTAGCGCGACGCCAACCGCGAGCGATACGCCAACTGTCACACCGACAGCGACGGCGACCCCTACGGCAACCGCCACGCCGACAGCCACGGCGACACCCACACAGACCGCGACGGCGACCTCAACGCCGACGGCAACCCCTCCCTTGCGGACGCTCACGCCATTACCCAGTGTAAGTGGCCCTGCAGGCAATGTGGGTCCGGCTCGCGTTAGCGATGCAGATGGCTGGTCCTGCGGCGACTTCCCCTGTGAAGCGGATATTGAGGGTTGGCTGGCGCGTATTGGCGTGCCTGCTGGTTTTTCTGTAGGGCATGTTGGGCGTTTCCCTGGGCAGGTGATGCAGATCACCTACGGCCCGGATGACCGCTTATACGCCACTGTGTTGGAAGATGGCACTTTCCAGGGGGCCGTTTATGTGATGAATGCAGATCGCACCACAGAGCGCTACAGTATGACCATGAATCATCCCAATGGCCTTGCTTTCCAGCCAGGGACGGATGTGCTTTATGTCGCGGCACGTCATCACAATGATGAAAGCGGCCTTCTATGGCGCGTCGAGAGCGATGGCATTATGGATGCTGTTATTGACGATTTGCCATGCTGCTATGAGGATTACAACCAGCCTAATGGCCTCATCTTTGGGCCGGATGGCTATTTATACATGGCGATTGGTGCGAAGACGGATCATGGCGAGAGCAGCGCGCCCGGCAGCCGTCCCTATGATGAGATTGGCCCCTTCGAAGCGGGAGTGCTGCGCATCAACCCGCATACTGGCAATGTGGAACGTTACGCAGAAGGCATGCGCAACCCCTTTGACCTGGCATTTACTAGCGACGGGCAATTTTATGCCACTGACCAGGGTCTTGTGACGGGCCCCGGTGACCGCATTTTGCGCGTTGATGAAGGCGCTGATTATGGCTGGCCCTATTATCGGCTGCGCGGCTGTGCAGATTGCCCGCCGAGCCGTGGCGTGGCAGGTATCGCGCCGGATTTGCTGACACTGCCTGATTTCACGCTGCCGAGCGGGCTGGTTGCTTATCAGGGTAGTGCTTTGCCATCTGTGATGCAGGATACGCTGCTCGTCGCGTTCTGGAATGGCACAAATGGCGCACAGCGCATCGCCTGGATTGATCCCAATGATCCGGCCCTGAACAGCGAAGATTATGTCATCAAGTCGTTTGTTACCGGGTTGGTGCGTCCGGTTGATGTGGCCCTGGCCCCGGATGGTGCTGTTGTGGTGGCTGATTATGTTTATGGGCATGTCTGGCGCATTCAATATGGCGATGGACCCACAACGACAGGTTCCGCAACTGAGCCTATAATAGCAACGCAGGAAACGCCTCAATTCAGTTTTGAGACGCCGACCCAGGCGGCCACGACGGGCACCCGTAATCTCTTCGTCACCAGTACGCCTGCGAATTAG
- a CDS encoding S1C family serine protease: MAQILQDLSNAMASTVEELTPSIVTVDARRRMPATGVIHSADGIIVTSHHVIESDENVGIVTSDGTRLDATLVGRDPYNDLAVLRINASDLAPVSWAEADALKVGNLVLALGKPGEQVQATLGVVSSLVSGSRWKEMREALQKRHEEHGGGMRRGPGGRGRGRRGRHDHGPRGRRPFMGMALADGHIATDVVMYPGFSGGPLVSGDGLIHGVNTSGFGRGISISVPVSTIASTIDTLLTHGRMRQGYLGVGVQPARLPEGLVEDQETGLLVVSVEKDSPAANAGLIVGDIIVALDDESVTEVDELLALLTGDRAGQEVSVDIVRGGVLQSMTVTIAERV, from the coding sequence ATGGCACAAATTTTACAGGATTTATCCAACGCAATGGCGTCCACCGTCGAAGAACTGACGCCTTCCATTGTGACCGTTGATGCCCGCCGCCGGATGCCCGCGACAGGCGTCATCCATAGCGCAGATGGCATTATCGTGACATCCCATCACGTCATTGAAAGTGATGAAAACGTCGGCATTGTCACCAGCGATGGCACCCGCCTTGATGCAACCCTCGTCGGACGGGACCCCTATAATGATCTGGCTGTCCTGCGCATCAACGCCAGCGATCTGGCCCCTGTCTCCTGGGCAGAAGCAGATGCGCTCAAGGTCGGCAATCTCGTGCTGGCACTGGGCAAACCAGGTGAACAGGTCCAGGCGACCTTAGGCGTTGTCAGCTCACTCGTCAGCGGTAGCCGCTGGAAGGAAATGCGCGAAGCACTCCAAAAGCGGCACGAAGAACATGGCGGGGGGATGCGCCGGGGCCCTGGTGGTCGTGGACGTGGACGTCGTGGCCGTCATGACCATGGTCCTCGTGGTCGTCGTCCGTTCATGGGGATGGCACTAGCTGATGGGCACATCGCAACCGACGTGGTTATGTACCCTGGTTTCAGCGGCGGCCCACTCGTCAGCGGCGATGGCCTGATTCATGGCGTCAATACCAGTGGTTTTGGTCGTGGCATCAGCATCAGCGTGCCGGTGAGTACGATTGCCAGCACGATTGACACCCTGCTAACACATGGTCGTATGCGCCAGGGCTACCTGGGCGTCGGCGTGCAGCCAGCACGCTTGCCAGAAGGCCTTGTCGAAGACCAGGAAACAGGCCTGCTGGTCGTCTCCGTCGAAAAAGACAGCCCGGCAGCTAACGCGGGCCTCATCGTAGGCGATATCATCGTCGCGCTGGATGACGAATCCGTCACAGAGGTCGATGAACTGCTCGCCCTGCTGACAGGTGACCGTGCCGGACAAGAAGTTTCAGTCGACATTGTACGAGGTGGCGTACTGCAATCCATGACCGTCACCATCGCTGAACGCGTCTAA
- a CDS encoding S1C family serine protease, translating into MSKISPNIWQQFNNTASEAVERVRDSVVQIHSQEGAMGAGTIWHSDGLIITSAHVVADGDYVRKALTVELANGDAYPAHILAFDPDADIAALTIQAKDLSAIQVGHSSKLRPGEYLLAMGHPWNIWNAVTGGIVIGTGMNLPEQAEGSDWVAIAMRMRPGHSGGPLFNMNGSIVGINTKIHGPEVSYAVPVDVVKRFLQERLGSVINAIPGAALYQEETHDALEAYL; encoded by the coding sequence ATGTCCAAAATCTCGCCCAATATCTGGCAGCAATTTAACAATACCGCTTCAGAAGCTGTGGAGCGTGTACGCGATAGCGTCGTGCAGATTCATAGTCAAGAAGGCGCTATGGGCGCTGGCACGATCTGGCACAGCGACGGCCTAATCATCACCAGCGCGCACGTTGTGGCTGATGGCGATTATGTACGTAAAGCGCTCACCGTTGAACTCGCCAATGGCGATGCCTACCCAGCCCATATCCTGGCCTTTGACCCTGACGCAGATATTGCAGCACTCACAATTCAGGCGAAGGACCTATCGGCCATCCAGGTCGGGCACTCCAGCAAACTCCGCCCAGGTGAGTATCTGCTGGCGATGGGTCATCCATGGAATATCTGGAATGCTGTCACAGGGGGGATCGTCATCGGTACAGGCATGAACTTACCTGAGCAGGCAGAAGGTTCTGATTGGGTAGCGATTGCCATGCGGATGCGCCCAGGGCACAGCGGCGGCCCCCTTTTCAATATGAATGGGTCGATTGTGGGCATTAACACCAAAATACATGGGCCGGAAGTCAGCTATGCTGTGCCTGTTGATGTCGTCAAGCGCTTTTTACAAGAGCGGCTCGGCTCTGTGATCAATGCAATCCCAGGCGCGGCCTTGTATCAAGAAGAAACTCATGACGCGCTTGAGGCCTACCTATAG
- a CDS encoding HEAT repeat domain-containing protein: MSYEPSLEEYIHQLARDPKPSVRQNAAFILGRWRDLRVVPPLITAVQDEDPGVRMRAVEALGVWKHMPETVQAVIPALGDADEAVRSQAARSLGLMQDVDAVPALLEALNDTSVAVRAKTAEALGILAQPAAIMALLRALIEDDDSGVRYFAQESLVQIGGAAVRESVSDAIQQYYDEPGILIDLISVLAKLRDSRNIEVLRPLLAHPDEDVKAMAQWAITEHSH; the protein is encoded by the coding sequence ATGTCTTACGAGCCGAGCCTGGAAGAATATATACACCAGCTAGCGCGTGACCCTAAACCATCTGTGCGCCAGAATGCGGCCTTTATCTTGGGGCGCTGGCGTGATTTGCGCGTGGTGCCGCCCCTCATCACGGCTGTGCAGGATGAAGACCCCGGCGTGCGAATGCGCGCTGTAGAAGCGCTCGGCGTCTGGAAGCATATGCCGGAGACAGTGCAGGCTGTTATCCCGGCCCTTGGTGATGCTGATGAAGCGGTTCGCTCACAGGCGGCGCGCTCCTTGGGCTTGATGCAAGATGTGGATGCAGTCCCGGCACTTCTTGAGGCTTTGAATGACACGTCAGTTGCTGTACGTGCCAAAACGGCGGAAGCCTTAGGCATCCTCGCACAACCAGCCGCGATTATGGCTTTGCTGCGTGCTCTCATAGAAGATGATGATAGCGGTGTGCGCTACTTCGCCCAGGAGAGCCTTGTACAAATTGGCGGCGCTGCTGTACGTGAATCCGTTAGTGACGCGATCCAGCAGTACTATGACGAACCTGGCATCCTCATTGATTTAATCAGCGTGCTCGCCAAATTACGCGACAGTCGTAATATCGAGGTGCTGCGGCCTTTGTTGGCACACCCGGATGAGGATGTGAAAGCAATGGCACAGTGGGCCATCACAGAGCACTCGCACTAG